The nucleotide window TCTGCCGGGCCGCTCCTGAGGGAGCCGAGGACCGCGATCTTCTGTCATCTATGCACAAAAGGACACATTTACTGCACAGTTCACTGGACAGTactaaaaaaacatacacaaaaaaaataagatcccccaagttttattattttgttaaatgtgttttataaaTAGTAattcccccaccccccaaaagaaAAAGATAATATAAAAACATCGTATTccgaaaatgaataaaaacaaaaaataaaaatgctgttcTGTTTGCAATTGggttcattaatttaaaaatatatacattagaaataaataaacaaaaaggacaaaataatgaatttgtctgttgtattaaaaacaaaaaaaattagaacaagaaaaaaaaatcagttagtGAAGTTTATCTTTATATTTATGTGCAAaattttacgaaaaaaaaagagaaaatcatttttgtgcctttaaattttattttaataacatattgattagttaattaaaaatgacttatttttaaaaaattatttaaaagcaatttatttgtatttatcgcATTTTAATTGAATGTACATCGAatgtttattaaattattttgtttttattttttttaatttttttttagccatatttgatttttttttttttttttttaagccatatAACATGAACTATTACCTCTCAgctagaaaaataaaagaagcATCATTACTTAGTACTTACATCAATTTACAATTGTACTAAAATCAAGAGGGAGCACAAACCTCAAGGCTGAGCTGACCCTCCTCTGGACATTGGTCTTGTGTGGGCTCCAGTTCATGAACTGCACATAGGGAGCAATATCCAGCataaaatttttattaaaaatgtaaaatgagtGGATTTTACTGCACTGACCTGCGTAAGGGAAGAGTAGCTGCGAGCCCGTCAAACCCAACGTCACGCGCAGGAAATGACGGAGGCCGCGGGGCCCGAACACGTCCACGCATTTGACACTGGGCTGGGGGTCAGAGGTCAAGTTGAGGCTTATGGTGCAGAGGAGGCCCGGGAGACCAAACAGGTGGTCGCCGTGAAGGTGAGAGATGAACACCTTGCTGATACGACCTAAGAAACACATCTTACTTTAGTACCTGTGTATTAGACCACATGTGAGAATAGTGCACAGTAAACCacagatttgtttttcttctgtaTTACGTTGACACTATGTTATAGCatctttgtattatttttgttgttaggTTTCattcactgacttttttttttcccatcagaaTTTTGGAGTTCCTGTTTTATTGGTGGTCCTTGAATACATCTCATGCGAGGTTAGTCCAACTCGAAGTCAAACTTCATTTTTGTTTCTCTATTAAAGTAAATATTCAAATGTGCGGGgtaattatttttgcttttagcTAATCGTAAgttaaatcattttaattttacactTACTACTTAAAGCGACTCTGACTGACCGGCTCGTAGGTGGCTCTTCATCAGCTGAGTCTGCGTCCCTTCCCCACAGTCAAACAACCAACAGTCGCCCTCATTCCGCAGCACCAGAGCCGAAGCGCCCCGGTGCGGGGACGGGTAGGCCGAGCCCGTCCCCAGGAAAGTGACGTCCATGGTCATGACCGCAAAAGATGCAATACGGGTTGTTTTCAAAAGTAGCCTAAAAAGCGGCGTAGCATGAGCAGTGATGTCGACAACATTCGTCGCGTAAAGATGACGACAGATGTGCGACGACATGGTGCGTTCATAACAGTAGGATACCACGTCAAGTACAGCGTATCGATAGAAAATAGACACGTGTGCATTTCAAGTCGTTTTAATCACTTCTAGAAACATATGAGTATTGTTAAGCAGCAGCAACATTGGGTTCTCTGCAAAGAGGGTAAGGCCATTTTACTGTTTAgtttatacaaataaatatttttatgataCCACAAAAATACGTATCACTCAGTACAGTGACAGACCAACAGTTAATGTAAATGTtcttgaaataaatacattttaaacagaCCACATGCAGTATTACAACAAAAGCTACATTCTGAGTCCATCATTTAAACACAAGACAAACTTACAACTTAACTTAGAAGACGTCCTGACATTTAACACCGTCCTAAACACCAAGTTATCAAAGTAATATGTTTGTTTCCTTTTAGGTCGTGAGGTTTGTATGCATCCAGTGTGACTAATTTATGCAGCAATATGTAGCAAAAACGAAACATTTTGTGTACAAAATATCTGAACACATACTACAGGAAATTAGAAAAAATAGACCCACTAAACAGGTCAtatttcactcttttttttttttttttcccacacgtTGATTTAGCAAAAATGACTGGTATGTGCTGTAAAAATCtgcaaagtacagaaaataTATTAGGCTATCACATTGGGATTTCAAATACTCAAACAGGTTAGAAACTACATGTACTTCATTCTGCATGACACAATTCGAGAAAGTATTTTCAACATTGTGAGAGGAAACTGCGTACTTAATGCTCCTTGACACACAAGCAACACCAACAAGGACCATATAGAGAAGGCAATACTGATCTAAGATTTGAAGCCATAAGTTTTTCAAGTGTGAGATAACATCATTAATCAGAGTCCCCATGGTCCTTATATCAATAACACCAAGAAGTTCTCTTTGTAGGCCTTGACTTTTAAAAGCAGTGGTTCATTTATACTATGCTGTTTTCGCATCTCAGGGTAGGAGAGTAACGATGGTAAGTCATTAAAAGGAGTGCCCTAAACAATACACAACAGCAAATAGaattacacaacaaaaacataggATGGACAAACAGCTGCATGATACAGCCatgatttttttctacttggagtgttttttttttgggaaaaaaaaccctttaaaGATGTACCTTGGTCAAACATAATAAGTGCAAAACAAGACATTGAATTTTATCTATTGAGCAATGTCATAAATAATGTTTGCTATAAAGTTCACAATAAGTACACATACCCAAATCTGTATACTCGAAAAATGATCAGTGCTGATATTGTAAGTTTTCACcccttaaaattatatttttgtgctgCCCTTTTGTGCCACTAGAGCGTGCAAGTGTTGAATGTATTTGTGAGGCAAGAAAGAACAGCGACAATGTCAAACTAAAATGCTGTCACGTGGCAGCTGCCATGTAACATAATACATGTTCTGCAGAGGGATGTGCACAAGGGTACTAGGAGTGAGTGAGTATACATTTAGTTTCTCGACTCGGGGCTGAAGCTGACCCCGGGCCAGTCGTAGGTGTCGGGCAGGAAGGAGTCATAATTAGTGTTCCACACGGTGGCGTGCACAAAGGCATTCTTGTCCACCGGCTCCGGGTAGCGAAACGCCATGCCTTTGGCGTACACGTACTCCACCACCTGCAAATACACATACGCAGTCAAGAGCGCTTCGtaacaatgatgtcattgtaGGAACGGGCTGgctgaaatgtatttgtcttgcCTTGACAGCCATCTGGAGAGAAACTTCTCTGATGTTAGACAGAGGTGGATACAGTCGGCCTTCTTCCAGCTCTTTGTCGGTCAGCTGCTCTGCCAGCGTCTGCAACAATAACAGCAAGTGAGGCACTACTAGTGGACCAACATaagtcacaaatttacaagaaaaaaaagtaggacTGTTAAGAGGATACATGCATATTATTaagagggaaaaaacaacaacaaaaaaccttatGTATGGTAATAACGGACCTTGGCGGCCTCCAAGAACACCGTGTCGCTGATGTGGCGCACGCCGCTCAGGATAACGGCCAGAGCCACACCTGTCACACAAAAATAACATGATGCTCAACTGCTCCTCAACAGTAAAGCGCATTTCCTTTGTGTTGCTCACCGGGAAAGATGtaagcgttgttgccttgtccGGGAGTGAAGACTCGTCCGTCACGCAGAGTTACGGGATCAAATGGACTACCGCTGGCAAAAAGACATCTACCCTGTGTGTGAATGTTGTGCTGTTAGAACAACAATAAATCCTGACAGAGTGAACCCCCTTATGAGAGCCCTGCTGCGAATAGCAAAAATTTGTGTGGAATTTATGCCCACACAAAAGGTTTATAATTGCCCGTAAATGCCACGAATAAAACAATTCCAGAATGCGCAACTGTGAATATGCGGGAGTTCACTATACTGTGTATATGATTTGCAAAACCATAAATGGTGTACGTCTGTAAGCGTGTAAGCGTCTTCGGCGGTGCACTCTGCTTTGGCAGTGGGGTTGCTCAGGGCGAAGATGATGGGCCGCTCGTTCATGGCGCCCATGGCCTTGATGACGTCGTGGCTGAACAGTCGACCGGCTCCCGCCACGCCTGCCAGTGGGCCAGATAAATATTTCAAGTTAGACATGAGTGCAGTGTGAGATTAGCAGCTAGCACCTTACCCCGCCCCCCTAATATACAttcaaaattttttatttttttaatatttacaaagccaaacgtatcatactaaatacaagacattttgagccctctatttcatgagtataatattttttttccccattaaaactctgacacatgcattgcatggATAATcctttagagggcagtatcacccagcgaCCGTGCAAGATCGCCCctattgagaaaggagagacatctATACTTATTATTAATAGTGGGGAattttctttctgatttttggaaacactaatatgtttgatgtctgttaattattatatttttgacaaatgTACACATAGCATTGTGACCCTACAACTCAAgtcatgtggaagttgatttaaaaaaaatgtttgtccaataaatacatacaaagaTTCTGAAtgttctctcatatatttcatggttcagactAATGACTGAATAGCTGAACACAAAAGCCTGATAAACACGCACTTACCAATGATAGCTGTAGGTCTGATGGTGTTGACGGCATCCAAAAAGCTGTGAACGTCACCAGGACTGTCATGAACAAATGCTTCCTGGTTGCCGTCCGTTGCCTGCAACCTTCCCTGAAGACACAACCAGAGCAGCCaatcaataacaacaacaacacattattGAAGTTAGCAACTTCACTGAGCCAGACAGGAAGCAACACAGACGACTTCCGTGCGTCCTCAATGCCTCTGCTGACCTTTACGAGTAAGCCGTCTTTGTCGAACATCCAGATCTTTTCCCTGGCGTCCGCCTGCGACATGCCAGACTCCATCATGGCCATGACAATTAGGTTTGCGATGCCGAGAGCAGCCTGCGGACGAGACAGGAAGTGCAAcatttcaatgtaaaaaaaacaaaataagattgACTGGGGAAACCACAAGTTTACCTCTCCGGCTCCGAGGAAAAGCACTTTGTGTTCTGTGATGGGCTTCCCAGTGGCCCTCTGAGCTGCAAGCAGACCAGCAAGGGCCACAGCTGCAGTGCCTTCAATAAGAAACATGCACACAATTATACGTATAAATATGAATGTATTTGTGTTAGTAATTCCTGGATTCAAGGATTTTTAATAACcaaagtgcgcatctcgaattcaaggtgcattatgggtagcagcgtggtgcattgtgggtaggcgaaactaccaaacggtcattgaaaatgaactggatccaatggaatcggctctgaaagaaacgtttcaaccgctggaagttgctgtttttattaacatgcatagcatgtggtttactgacatcggggaagttgacttgcaagctctaaagtgtacagttacgcaaagattgtcaccactctaatctccgccattcaaattgatagggtagtcggtagcctcgttttttcactcgcgcatgcgcaaacttaatgcgcacttcgcttattctcAATGCTGTTTTTGTCCAGGACGGACTGAAGAATGCCGCTTTTCTCTCCATATTGTACAGGTGAGGTGTTTAAATATTCAAGTGGACGACACACCAAGCACCCGCTTACGATATTTGAGGAACTACAGTATCCAATTTTGAGCATAATTACTGAACCTTGGATATCGTCGTTGAAGGTGCAGTACTTCTCCCTGTACTTCCTAAGGAATCGAAAAGCGTTGTGGTTCCCAAAATCCTCAAACTGGATCAGCGTGTCCTGCCCATATTTGTCCACCACGGCCTCCATGAACTCGTCAATGAGGTCGTCATAAGCTTGAGAGCGGTCTCTCCTCTGGTACAGGCCCATGTAGAGCGGATCCTTGAGGAGAGTCTGATTGGTGGGCGAGAACAGGCATGAAGAGAATGATTAGATTTTACGGCTTGGGATTTAACAGAGCGCCTAAGTTGTCACCTCGTTGTCTGTGCCGACGTCAATCACGACAGGCAGGCACTTCTCGGGTCTGATGCCGGCGCATGCTGTGTACAGGCAGAGTTTGCCAACAGGGATGCCCATTCCATAAACACCCAGGTCCCCCAGGCCTAAAATACGCTCGCCATCAGTCACCACGACTGCCTACAAGAGAACAAGTGTTAGTTAACAACATGTATTTGTACTACAACTTGCATTCATCTGAGAATTTGGGAGAGGATCCTCACGGCCACATTGGTCTCTGGCCAGTTGTCCAAGATGGAGCGGATGTGTCCTTTATCCAGAATGGAGATGAACAAGCCCCTAGGACAGAAACAAATAGATTTCCTATACCTTTGTTGTTCGTTTTCACATGCAATTTTGTGCTTAAgggtcacattttatttaaaaaatggacaTATAAACCAGGTTCCTGGAtgggtttcaaaaaaaaaaaaaaaagaaaaagttaaacaaacaaataaataaataaaatatgtatgtaaatgtgtaaaatagttttttgatcatttaaaacaataataaactcATTTTTCAATGTCTATGTAAAATATGtagtttacaaatatttttaattcattattcaaagtactTAACCAATAATTTGGTgagattaataaataatttaaacttTAATACCACATTTAttgcaatactttttttttattttgtaaatcatTATTtccatatattttatttattttgttaaatatttttgaatcaaatattgatataaaaatgaaaaattaaacaaGCCAGGAGGCATCAATCCGGTCAAAAGGAAATATTTTACTTATATGCAAACCATTTCTTCATACATGACGTGTCACACAAtaaacctttatttatttattcgacAACAGATCAATTaaccatttatttaattaaatgcctacattaaaaaacaaacaaacatacatattaGTTAAATATTTAGTAGTTAACAGctaaattaaagggatactttacttatttagccatttttggcagtcaaacattaatattttgccaataataaatttgattttttcaattagtacctttaaaaacacattttgcaacttgctgtcgactgaaaatgacatcacaagggctcaggtaaccaatcacagctcagcttgtgaatgtcacatgaccaaacctagaaaacaggcaagttgcaaaatgtgtttttaaaggtactatttgtatgtgAACAATAATGaacgtatcaaattaattatagacaaaatattaactttttattgctataatgggctaaataagtgaagtatctctttaacaaTGAGGGGTTTTAAAGAACCGAGTACCAGAGCATTTTGCCCACTGGCCATACGTTGCCTACCCCCGTTAATCAGTGTGAAAATGTCAAGTGAGTCGTTGAAGGATTCCTTACTTGGGTCGCCTAAAGATGTGCCCATACTGTGTGCAGGCCAGGCCAACGGTGGGGGTGTACACGATGGGCATCAGCTCCTCAATGTCTCCCATCAGCACCCTGTAGAAGAGCCTCTCGTTTCTCTCCTGGATGCCCATCAAATAAACGTACCTGCACGGTTAAACAGAAGAAATTACAATGCaaaacagatatatatatatttttttaaccaatgctTGCCGCAACATGTCTTTACTTTTCAAGGGGATCTGTCATTTTCTTGAGATTGTTCTGGAAGCGCATGGCCTGGAGGTCTTGAGTTTCTACTTTAGGAGGCAGCAGGCCGTGTAAGCCCAAGATCTGTCGCTCCTGTAAAGAAAAGGCCATTCCCTGGGGAAACGCATAAAGTGACAACAGTGAGAAGCAGCGAACAAACATGTTGCGTGGCGTTCACATTTACAGGAGGCtgttaaaatgtttattgtaaAGATAATTGTATGGTTATCCActttatacagtatattgttttTCCTCCAATATTTGATTCCTCttgaaataacaaataaatgcctGTCTCAATAAGATGTCTAAGTTCCACTAATTCGACGAATTCACCGTCAAGTGAACGTCTCACTTAAATGTGCCTCCGTTTTCCCCTGAGAATTCcacttgtaaaaataaatgcctcgCCCCAAATTAGACACCTCATTTACCTCAAGGACtccacttaaataaataaacacctcgccacatgtttttcctcaaaaggattcattcattcattcattcattcattttcttgaccgcttattcctcacaggggtcgcgggggctgctggcgcctatctcagctggctctgggcagtaggcgggggacaccctggactggttgccaaccaatcgcagtcaaAGGATTcattgcaataaataaatgctttgcCTTAATTAGAAGGCTCCTTTTCCAGAGGATTCcacttaaatcaataaatatgccTCACCTCAATTAGACGTCTATTCCCCGGACTATTTCACTTGAACAAATGGCTCACCTCAAATCGAAGCCTGCATTTTCCCCTGAGGAATCCACTTAAAACACATCTCTCTTTTTCATTGAACAAAATTCTTCACATCAGTTAAACTCCTTTTTAACCTCCTTTTTAAATGCATTAGTAAGAATACATTTCTCCAGTCTAACACCTGCTACTCAACAGTTAATTCACGCACATTTGAGGTACGGTATATTCTGCTAGTCAGGCCACGTATACGTATTTTCCACGAGGTGGCAGAGTGCCATTAGAACATGCTGACTTTTTCACTCCTGACAGGAGAAGCCTGACAGCTGAGAGAAAAGAGCACACGAAAGCATTTTGGAAAGGGAGAAGGGCATTCTCTATACGGGAAGCCAATAAAAGGACAGAAACATGGCGGTGGCATATATTCATATAACACTAATCTCTCGCATCTAAGGCTCCTTATGATGGACAGGGTGAGGGGATCCTCTGCAATATGCAAAGTCATGCTGATGGAACACTTTTCTCTCATTAGTTTAGTCACGATAGTGATTGCAACATGCTGAAAATGTATTCGGGTTGGTGTGAACACTACACTTAAACACGATACAACAACATTGCAGATGATTGCTAAGAGTTGAACACAGTTGGTTAGTGAGGGACCTGTTTACGTGTAAGGCTGGAATGTCTATTTTTAGCACGACAAAACTTTTGGTCAGGTCAAAGTGGGACATAACCAGTACAGCCTCATTCATGATGTTCCAGCTATATCACAAAGCCCATTCACAAAAACACAGCAGTGAGCCATTAAAATTCACAGCATGaataaacaccaacaaaacTGTGTAAGGTTTGAAATTGTGACCAAAATAAGGCTTAAGAATTGTTGTT belongs to Festucalex cinctus isolate MCC-2025b chromosome 5, RoL_Fcin_1.0, whole genome shotgun sequence and includes:
- the me2 gene encoding NAD-dependent malic enzyme, mitochondrial; this encodes MLSRLRRSFSLRPAFVSACRWAHTKEKGKPLMLNPRTNKGMAFSLQERQILGLHGLLPPKVETQDLQAMRFQNNLKKMTDPLEKYVYLMGIQERNERLFYRVLMGDIEELMPIVYTPTVGLACTQYGHIFRRPKGLFISILDKGHIRSILDNWPETNVAAVVVTDGERILGLGDLGVYGMGIPVGKLCLYTACAGIRPEKCLPVVIDVGTDNETLLKDPLYMGLYQRRDRSQAYDDLIDEFMEAVVDKYGQDTLIQFEDFGNHNAFRFLRKYREKYCTFNDDIQGTAAVALAGLLAAQRATGKPITEHKVLFLGAGEAALGIANLIVMAMMESGMSQADAREKIWMFDKDGLLVKGRLQATDGNQEAFVHDSPGDVHSFLDAVNTIRPTAIIGVAGAGRLFSHDVIKAMGAMNERPIIFALSNPTAKAECTAEDAYTLTDGRCLFASGSPFDPVTLRDGRVFTPGQGNNAYIFPGVALAVILSGVRHISDTVFLEAAKTLAEQLTDKELEEGRLYPPLSNIREVSLQMAVKVVEYVYAKGMAFRYPEPVDKNAFVHATVWNTNYDSFLPDTYDWPGVSFSPESRN